The following proteins come from a genomic window of Flavobacterium eburneipallidum:
- a CDS encoding ATP-dependent helicase translates to MQKYIEQLNEAQREPVLQKDGPMIIIAGAGSGKTRVLTIRIAYLMSQGVDAFNILSLTFTNKAAREMKKRISDIVGSSEAKNLWMGTFHSVFARILRSEADKLGYPTNFTIYDSQDSVRAISAIIKEMQLDRDVYKPKQVLSRISSYKNSLITVKAYFNNPELQEADAMSKKPRLGEIYQNYVDRCFKAGAMDFDDLLLKTNELLTRFPEVLAKYQNRFRYLLVDEYQDTNHSQYLIVRALSDKFQNICVVGDDAQSIYAFRGANINNILNFQKDYDGVKTFRLEQNYRSTKNIVEAANTIIDKNKVKLDKIVWTANDLGPKIKVHRSLTDAEEGRFVASTIFEQKMQNQLMNGQFAILYRTNAQSRAMEDALRKRDIPYRIYGGLSFYQRKEIKDVLCYLRLVLNPKDEEALVRVINYPARGIGDTTVEKLTVAANHYKRSIFEVMKNIDKIDLKLNSGTKQKLQDFVTMIESFQVINENQDAFFITDHVAKKTGLVQELKKDATPEGMAKVQNIEELLNGIKDFTEGQREIDGARGALSEFMEDVALATDLDKDTSDEDRVALMTIHLAKGLEFPHVFVVGMEEDLFPSAMSMSTRSELEEERRLFYVALTRAEHQAYLTYSQSRYRWGKLTDSEPSRFIEEIDSQYLEYLTPAENNYRYKPMIDSDIFGDVDKSKLRLAKPVAGTPPNYVTSNEPKPDMNIRKLKPVSSNSGSGTANLFDNKLVAGNIVMHERFGKGEVLNLEGVGADKKAEIKFEVGGIKKLLLRFAKLDVIG, encoded by the coding sequence ATGCAGAAGTATATTGAACAACTAAACGAAGCCCAACGCGAACCTGTACTCCAAAAAGACGGCCCAATGATTATTATTGCTGGTGCTGGCTCTGGAAAAACCCGTGTGTTGACCATCCGAATTGCATATTTGATGAGTCAAGGTGTGGATGCTTTTAATATTTTGTCCCTAACCTTTACCAACAAAGCAGCTCGCGAAATGAAAAAGCGAATCTCTGATATTGTGGGTTCTAGCGAAGCCAAGAATCTTTGGATGGGAACTTTTCACTCCGTTTTTGCTCGAATTCTTCGTTCTGAAGCTGATAAGTTAGGTTATCCAACGAACTTCACGATTTATGATTCACAGGATTCTGTGCGAGCCATTTCAGCCATTATTAAAGAAATGCAATTGGATCGAGATGTTTACAAACCCAAACAGGTTTTAAGTAGAATTTCCTCGTATAAAAATAGTTTAATTACCGTAAAAGCGTATTTCAACAATCCTGAATTGCAAGAAGCCGATGCCATGAGCAAAAAGCCTCGTTTGGGCGAAATTTATCAAAATTATGTGGATCGCTGTTTCAAGGCGGGCGCGATGGATTTTGATGATTTGTTGTTAAAAACCAATGAATTACTAACTCGTTTCCCCGAAGTTTTAGCCAAATATCAAAACCGTTTTCGCTATCTTTTAGTCGATGAGTACCAAGATACCAATCATTCGCAGTATTTGATTGTTAGGGCTTTGTCGGATAAATTTCAGAATATTTGTGTAGTAGGCGATGATGCGCAGAGTATTTATGCCTTTCGAGGTGCCAATATCAATAACATTCTGAATTTCCAGAAAGATTATGACGGTGTGAAAACCTTTCGATTGGAACAAAATTACCGCTCTACCAAAAATATTGTAGAAGCAGCCAATACGATAATTGACAAAAACAAAGTCAAATTAGACAAAATCGTTTGGACAGCCAATGATTTGGGACCGAAAATAAAAGTGCATCGCAGCCTGACTGATGCAGAAGAAGGGCGTTTTGTAGCCAGTACGATTTTTGAACAAAAGATGCAAAACCAGTTGATGAATGGTCAGTTTGCCATTTTGTATCGCACTAATGCGCAATCCCGTGCGATGGAAGATGCGTTGCGAAAAAGAGATATTCCGTATCGAATTTACGGTGGTTTGTCTTTTTACCAAAGAAAAGAAATCAAAGATGTTTTGTGCTATTTGCGATTGGTTTTGAATCCAAAAGATGAAGAAGCCTTGGTTCGAGTAATCAATTATCCAGCCCGTGGAATAGGGGATACGACAGTTGAAAAGCTTACCGTTGCCGCCAATCATTACAAGCGTTCGATATTCGAAGTAATGAAGAATATTGACAAAATCGACTTGAAACTGAACTCGGGAACCAAGCAAAAATTGCAAGATTTTGTAACGATGATTGAGAGTTTTCAAGTTATTAACGAAAATCAAGATGCTTTTTTTATCACCGATCACGTGGCCAAAAAAACAGGATTGGTTCAGGAATTAAAAAAAGATGCGACTCCAGAAGGAATGGCAAAAGTTCAAAATATTGAGGAACTATTAAACGGTATCAAGGATTTCACCGAAGGTCAAAGAGAAATTGATGGAGCTCGTGGTGCGTTATCTGAATTTATGGAAGACGTAGCGTTAGCTACCGATTTGGACAAAGATACCAGCGACGAAGACCGTGTGGCTCTGATGACCATACATTTGGCTAAAGGATTGGAATTTCCACACGTTTTTGTGGTCGGAATGGAAGAAGATTTGTTCCCCAGTGCGATGAGTATGAGTACCCGAAGCGAACTTGAAGAAGAACGTCGTTTGTTTTATGTAGCTTTAACCCGTGCCGAACATCAAGCTTATTTGACCTATTCGCAATCTCGCTACCGTTGGGGAAAATTGACCGATAGTGAGCCTTCGCGTTTTATTGAAGAAATAGATAGTCAATATTTAGAATACCTGACTCCAGCCGAAAATAATTACCGTTACAAACCAATGATTGATAGTGATATTTTTGGTGATGTCGATAAATCCAAATTGCGTTTGGCAAAACCTGTTGCTGGAACGCCACCTAATTATGTTACCAGTAACGAACCAAAACCCGATATGAACATTCGAAAACTAAAACCTGTTTCGAGTAATTCGGGTTCAGGAACTGCTAATTTATTTGACAACAAACTTGTCGCAGGAAATATTGTAATGCACGAACGTTTTGGCAAAGGTGAAGTCTTAAACCTTGAAGGCGTTGGCGCAGACAAAAAAGCAGAAATCAAATTTGAAGTGGGAGGGATTAAGAAATTGTTATTGCGTTTTGCGAAATTGGATGTTATTGGGTAA
- a CDS encoding L-threonylcarbamoyladenylate synthase, producing the protein MAQFIKIYEDKPSEAAIAKVVKVLQDGGLVIYPTDTVYGLGCDITNSKALERIAKIKGVKLDKAKFSFICHDLSNLSDYVKQVDTATFKLLKKSLPGPYTFILPGNNNLPKEFKKKTTVGIRVPENNITLEIVRQLGNPIVTTSIRDEDEVIEYTTDPELIFEKWQNLVDMVIDGGYGDNTASTIIDLSGHEPVVVREGKGSLDIL; encoded by the coding sequence ATGGCACAATTCATAAAAATATACGAAGACAAACCCAGCGAAGCAGCAATAGCCAAAGTCGTGAAGGTTTTGCAAGACGGTGGTTTAGTAATTTATCCAACTGATACTGTTTATGGTTTGGGATGTGATATTACCAATAGCAAAGCTTTGGAGCGGATTGCTAAAATAAAAGGAGTGAAGCTAGATAAAGCGAAGTTTTCGTTCATTTGTCATGATTTGAGTAATCTTTCTGATTATGTGAAGCAAGTTGATACAGCCACGTTTAAATTGCTAAAAAAATCTTTGCCTGGACCTTACACCTTTATTTTACCCGGAAATAATAATTTGCCAAAAGAATTCAAAAAGAAAACAACTGTAGGTATTCGTGTACCTGAAAATAATATTACTTTAGAAATTGTAAGACAACTTGGAAATCCAATTGTTACAACCTCTATTCGAGATGAAGACGAAGTGATTGAATACACCACCGACCCAGAACTTATTTTCGAAAAATGGCAAAATCTTGTCGATATGGTTATTGATGGAGGTTATGGCGATAATACCGCTTCGACCATTATTGATTTATCAGGACATGAACCTGTTGTTGTTCGTGAAGGTAAAGGAAGTTTAGATATACTTTAA
- a CDS encoding acyl-[acyl-carrier-protein] thioesterase gives MPIDPNFSSILSLDYEINFTQCLPSGGLKYTELCNLLQLSAATHAEMGGISFTDMQAFNQAWVLSRIRVEIKELPRWKDTVTVKTWINTLENSRSVRALEIYRNGEKIIGAETFWAVFNTEKRRPENLMLEHEHFELFPEMKATNLGFSKIEIHPEKEELFEKTVILSDLDIVNHVNHVKYLEWCMDVVDENIILQQKVRSFEMNFMRELSIRDKVMIHENLSDEIIVFSITKENKNCFALQLNLI, from the coding sequence ATGCCAATAGATCCTAATTTTAGTTCCATTTTAAGCCTTGATTACGAAATCAATTTTACACAATGTTTGCCATCGGGAGGATTGAAATATACTGAACTTTGTAATCTACTGCAACTTTCGGCAGCTACACACGCAGAAATGGGAGGCATTAGTTTTACGGACATGCAAGCGTTTAATCAGGCTTGGGTATTGAGCAGAATACGAGTTGAAATCAAGGAATTACCACGATGGAAAGATACAGTTACCGTTAAAACTTGGATTAATACTTTGGAAAATTCCCGTTCTGTCAGAGCTTTAGAAATTTATCGCAATGGGGAAAAAATCATCGGTGCCGAAACCTTTTGGGCTGTATTCAATACCGAGAAACGCCGTCCTGAAAATTTGATGTTGGAACACGAACATTTTGAATTATTTCCAGAAATGAAAGCTACTAATCTGGGTTTTTCAAAAATTGAAATTCATCCCGAGAAAGAAGAACTTTTTGAAAAAACAGTGATTCTATCCGATTTAGATATTGTAAATCATGTCAATCACGTGAAATATCTAGAATGGTGCATGGATGTAGTGGACGAAAATATTATTCTGCAACAAAAAGTAAGGAGTTTTGAAATGAACTTTATGAGAGAACTTTCGATTCGAGATAAGGTTATGATTCACGAAAATCTTTCAGATGAAATCATTGTTTTCAGTATTACCAAAGAAAATAAAAACTGTTTTGCCTTGCAATTAAACTTAATATAA
- the miaA gene encoding tRNA (adenosine(37)-N6)-dimethylallyltransferase MiaA → MKYLITIVGPTAIGKTSLSIDLAQHFNCDIISCDSRQFFKEMCIGTAVPTTEELAGAQHHFIQNKSIFENYTVGDFEKEAIAKLDELFLTNDYAVMVGGSGLYVDAVLKGFDDFPEIDASVREEVTSNYEKLGIEYLQTELEKRDSNYFEVVARENPQRMMRALEVCIGTGKPYSSFLNQKKKTRNFTPILIGLEAERSVIYNRINQRVDIMMNEGLLAEAKELLPHKDLNALQTVGYRELFRYFEGEISLEFAIEEIKKNTRRFAKRQLTWFKRNENTKWFDYLTNRKDIIKYIKNDLI, encoded by the coding sequence ATGAAATACTTAATTACCATCGTTGGACCAACAGCTATAGGAAAAACTTCCTTAAGTATCGACTTGGCACAACATTTCAATTGCGATATTATTTCCTGTGACAGCCGTCAGTTTTTCAAGGAAATGTGTATTGGCACTGCTGTTCCAACAACCGAAGAATTGGCAGGAGCGCAACACCATTTTATCCAAAATAAATCCATTTTTGAAAATTATACCGTAGGCGATTTCGAAAAAGAAGCCATTGCTAAATTGGACGAATTATTCTTAACCAATGATTATGCTGTAATGGTTGGTGGTTCTGGTTTATATGTGGATGCAGTCTTAAAAGGCTTTGATGATTTTCCTGAAATTGATGCTTCGGTTCGGGAGGAAGTAACTTCTAATTATGAAAAATTAGGAATCGAATACCTGCAAACCGAATTAGAAAAACGAGATTCCAATTATTTTGAAGTCGTTGCCAGAGAAAATCCACAACGGATGATGCGTGCTTTGGAAGTTTGTATTGGTACTGGAAAACCGTATTCATCCTTTTTAAACCAAAAGAAAAAAACGCGTAACTTCACCCCTATTCTCATTGGTTTAGAAGCCGAAAGAAGCGTAATTTACAATAGAATCAACCAGCGAGTTGACATTATGATGAACGAGGGTTTATTGGCAGAAGCCAAAGAATTATTGCCTCACAAAGATTTGAATGCGTTACAAACTGTGGGTTACCGAGAATTATTCCGTTATTTTGAGGGCGAAATCTCCTTGGAATTTGCCATTGAAGAAATCAAGAAAAACACACGACGATTTGCCAAACGACAACTCACTTGGTTCAAAAGAAACGAAAATACCAAATGGTTTGATTATCTCACGAATAGAAAGGATATTATTAAGTATATAAAGAACGATTTAATATGA
- a CDS encoding ion transporter — MRQPKTKLNILRQRIHIIIYGSDTKAGRLFDLILLGLILLSVFCVMLETVKGFDVKYHHELIILEWIITVFFTLEYILRIITTNTPRRYIFSFFGIIDLIAILPMYLSFFFVGSKVFSVIRALRLLRLFKILNHPKFMGQSQHLLRALDASRRKITIFLYFIIISTILIGSLMYVVEGEENGFTSIPTSIYWTIVTLTTVGYGDISPGTPLGQFIASMVMILGYGIIAVPTGIVTAEFAKTNASNTDNTEPEKNKCGNCGAENHYKSAHFCYHCGYPFTTN, encoded by the coding sequence ATGCGACAACCAAAAACAAAACTCAACATTCTCAGGCAAAGAATCCACATCATCATATATGGTTCGGATACAAAAGCTGGAAGATTATTTGACCTGATTTTATTGGGACTAATTCTCTTGAGTGTTTTTTGTGTTATGCTTGAAACCGTCAAAGGGTTTGATGTAAAATACCATCATGAACTCATTATCCTCGAATGGATTATAACTGTATTTTTCACCCTTGAATATATCCTTCGAATCATTACGACCAATACACCTCGAAGATATATTTTCAGTTTCTTCGGTATTATCGATTTGATTGCTATTTTACCCATGTATCTGTCCTTTTTCTTCGTAGGATCAAAGGTCTTTTCTGTAATTCGAGCCTTGCGATTACTACGATTATTCAAAATATTAAACCATCCAAAATTCATGGGGCAATCCCAGCATTTATTAAGAGCATTGGATGCCAGCAGACGAAAAATTACCATTTTCCTCTATTTTATCATTATTAGTACTATCCTTATTGGATCATTGATGTATGTAGTCGAAGGAGAAGAAAACGGATTTACGAGCATACCAACAAGCATTTATTGGACAATAGTAACCCTAACAACCGTGGGCTATGGCGACATTTCACCAGGAACTCCATTAGGACAATTTATCGCCTCAATGGTTATGATTTTAGGTTACGGAATCATTGCTGTTCCCACGGGAATTGTAACTGCTGAATTTGCAAAAACGAACGCTAGTAATACTGATAATACCGAACCAGAAAAAAACAAATGCGGCAATTGTGGCGCAGAAAATCATTATAAAAGTGCCCATTTTTGTTATCATTGTGGTTATCCTTTTACAACCAATTAA
- a CDS encoding exonuclease domain-containing protein gives MYAILDIETTGGQFNEEGITEIAIYKFDGHEIVDQFISLVNPEIPIQPFVVKLTGINNAMLRSAPKFFEVAKRIIEMTNDCVLVAHNADFDYRILRTEFRRLGYDFNVKTLCTVELSKRLLPEQPSHSLGKLVRALGIPMADRHRASGDAMATVKLFKMLLDKDLNKEIVKELIKFEIKKGIAPKLMDIVESLPSRTGVYYVHDEKGKLIYIGKSRNIKKRINQHFTGTTTKCKKIQTEVYTVTYDETGSELIALLKESQEIKINKPMLNRAQRKSIFQFALYAEKDENGYLNLILQKADGRKKEITSFASLQEAKNALFRITSHYHLCQKYTGLYITKKECFQYKTKECDGACIGEVLPEEYNLRVLEFIDRNSFEDNNLIIIDKGRNSSEHSAVLIENGIYKGYAFYDLNYQITNIEILKNILIPMENNRDTRNIIQAYIRKSKTLKIIKF, from the coding sequence TTGTACGCCATACTCGACATAGAAACTACAGGAGGACAATTCAACGAAGAAGGAATTACGGAAATTGCTATTTATAAATTTGATGGTCACGAAATCGTGGATCAGTTCATTAGTTTAGTCAATCCTGAAATTCCGATTCAGCCTTTTGTAGTGAAATTGACTGGAATTAATAATGCAATGTTACGCTCTGCTCCAAAGTTTTTTGAAGTAGCCAAACGCATTATCGAAATGACTAACGATTGCGTTTTGGTGGCACACAACGCCGATTTTGATTATCGAATACTTCGCACGGAATTTCGTCGTTTGGGTTATGACTTTAATGTAAAAACACTTTGTACAGTAGAATTATCCAAAAGATTATTACCCGAACAACCTTCTCACAGCCTTGGAAAATTGGTTCGAGCTTTAGGAATCCCAATGGCAGACAGACATCGTGCCAGCGGAGATGCAATGGCAACTGTGAAGTTATTCAAAATGCTTTTGGATAAAGATTTGAACAAAGAAATCGTCAAAGAACTCATCAAATTTGAAATCAAAAAAGGAATTGCTCCTAAACTGATGGATATTGTAGAAAGTTTGCCTTCACGAACTGGGGTTTATTACGTTCACGACGAAAAAGGAAAGCTCATATATATTGGAAAAAGCCGAAATATAAAAAAACGCATCAATCAGCATTTTACAGGAACTACAACCAAATGCAAAAAAATTCAAACCGAAGTTTATACCGTAACTTATGATGAAACGGGCAGTGAACTCATAGCTTTATTGAAAGAAAGCCAAGAGATAAAAATCAACAAACCCATGCTTAATCGGGCGCAAAGAAAAAGTATTTTTCAATTTGCACTTTATGCCGAGAAAGATGAAAATGGCTATTTGAATTTAATTTTGCAAAAAGCAGATGGTCGAAAAAAAGAAATTACTTCTTTCGCCTCCCTACAAGAAGCAAAAAATGCGTTGTTTAGAATTACATCGCATTACCATTTGTGCCAAAAGTATACAGGATTGTACATCACTAAAAAAGAATGTTTTCAATATAAAACAAAAGAATGTGATGGAGCTTGTATTGGCGAAGTTTTACCCGAAGAATACAATTTAAGAGTACTCGAATTTATCGATAGAAATAGTTTTGAAGACAACAATTTGATAATCATAGACAAAGGTCGAAATAGTAGTGAACACAGTGCGGTTTTAATTGAAAACGGAATTTACAAAGGCTATGCTTTTTATGATTTGAATTACCAAATTACCAATATCGAAATCCTGAAAAACATTCTTATTCCGATGGAGAACAATCGAGATACTCGAAATATTATTCAGGCTTATATCCGAAAAAGCAAAACCTTGAAAATAATCAAATTCTAA
- a CDS encoding YggS family pyridoxal phosphate-dependent enzyme, with translation MSIKNNLLQIKSTLPSTVTLVAVSKTKPIPDLMEAYDAGQRIFGENKIQEMAEKWEAMPKDIEWHMIGHVQTNKVKFMAPFVSLIHGVDSLKLLHEINRQAKKNNRIIDCLLQIYIAEEESKFGLDEDELSGIIRFITQNNEIYKNIRIVGLMGMATFTDNQEQIKKEFTHLKSIFDNHKNLKSEICNLKSLSMGMSGDYQLAIECGSTMVRIGSSIFGGR, from the coding sequence ATGTCAATAAAAAATAACCTCCTCCAAATAAAATCCACTTTACCATCAACTGTAACCCTTGTTGCTGTTTCTAAAACCAAACCTATTCCTGATTTGATGGAAGCTTACGATGCTGGTCAACGCATTTTTGGCGAAAACAAAATCCAGGAAATGGCAGAGAAATGGGAAGCGATGCCAAAAGACATCGAATGGCACATGATTGGTCACGTCCAGACGAATAAGGTCAAATTTATGGCGCCTTTCGTGAGTTTGATTCACGGCGTGGACAGCTTGAAATTACTGCACGAAATAAACCGACAAGCCAAAAAAAACAATAGAATCATCGATTGTTTGCTTCAAATTTATATCGCCGAAGAAGAAAGTAAATTTGGTTTAGACGAAGATGAATTATCTGGAATTATTCGTTTCATCACTCAAAACAATGAAATTTATAAAAACATTCGAATCGTTGGATTAATGGGAATGGCTACTTTTACGGACAATCAAGAACAAATCAAGAAAGAATTCACGCATTTGAAATCAATTTTCGACAATCATAAGAATCTGAAATCTGAAATCTGCAATCTGAAATCTCTTTCTATGGGAATGTCTGGCGATTATCAACTCGCAATTGAATGCGGAAGTACAATGGTTCGGATAGGAAGTAGTATATTTGGGGGACGATAA
- a CDS encoding Gfo/Idh/MocA family protein, whose amino-acid sequence MLKVGVLGAGHLGKIHLRLLQQSEKYELVGFYDENHENGAKVAQEFGYKQFSTIATLIHAVDVIDIVTPTLSHYKCARVAIKSGKHVFIEKPISTTVAEAEEIIALANEYKVKGQVGHVERFNPAFKATKDMIENPMFIETHRLAEFNPRGTDVPVVLDLMIHDIDAILSVVNSKVKDVHASGVSVISETPDIANARIEFENGCVANLTASRISLKNMRKSRFFQKDAYISVDFLEKKCEVVKMKDAPEIPGDFDIILQNAEGVKKQIYFSNPDVEQNNAILDELESFADAINNDTTPVVTLEQATEALRVAYQIIDCFKK is encoded by the coding sequence ATGTTAAAAGTAGGAGTTTTAGGTGCTGGACACCTTGGAAAAATACATTTACGATTATTACAACAATCTGAAAAATACGAATTAGTTGGTTTTTATGACGAAAATCATGAAAACGGAGCAAAAGTAGCACAAGAATTTGGATACAAACAATTCTCCACCATTGCCACATTAATCCATGCTGTTGATGTGATTGACATTGTAACACCAACGCTTTCTCATTACAAATGTGCTAGAGTTGCTATCAAATCAGGCAAACACGTGTTTATAGAAAAACCTATTTCTACCACCGTTGCCGAAGCAGAAGAAATTATAGCTTTGGCTAATGAATACAAGGTAAAAGGCCAAGTAGGACACGTAGAAAGATTCAATCCTGCGTTTAAAGCCACAAAGGATATGATTGAAAACCCGATGTTTATTGAAACGCATCGTTTGGCCGAATTCAATCCTCGTGGTACGGATGTTCCTGTGGTTTTAGACTTGATGATTCACGATATTGATGCGATTTTGAGTGTAGTGAATTCGAAAGTTAAAGACGTTCATGCCAGCGGTGTTTCGGTAATTAGTGAAACTCCTGATATTGCCAATGCTCGAATTGAATTCGAAAATGGCTGTGTTGCTAATTTAACAGCGAGCAGAATTTCCCTTAAAAATATGCGTAAATCACGTTTCTTCCAAAAAGATGCTTATATCTCTGTTGACTTTTTAGAGAAAAAATGTGAGGTCGTAAAAATGAAAGACGCACCAGAAATCCCTGGTGATTTTGACATTATTCTGCAAAATGCCGAAGGGGTTAAAAAACAAATCTACTTTTCTAATCCTGATGTGGAGCAAAATAATGCCATTCTGGATGAATTAGAATCCTTTGCAGATGCTATCAATAACGATACTACTCCTGTTGTGACTTTGGAACAAGCTACAGAAGCATTGCGTGTTGCTTACCAAATTATTGATTGTTTCAAAAAATAA
- a CDS encoding protein-L-isoaspartate(D-aspartate) O-methyltransferase, translating into MKDTAKHQGLRNQLVTLLKGKGITDKSVLEAINKIPRHLFLNSSFADFAYQDKAFPIAAGQTISQPYTVAFQSQLLEVQKDHKILEIGTGSGYQTAVLCLMGAKVYSVERQNELFKQTSILLPKLGIRPKHLSFGDGYKGLPNHAPFDSIIVTAGAPIIPQALMAQLKIGGRLVIPLGEENQIMTLLIRKNETQFEKHEFGDFKFVPLLENKN; encoded by the coding sequence TTGAAAGACACTGCCAAACATCAAGGACTTCGTAATCAATTAGTAACCCTTTTGAAAGGAAAAGGAATTACTGATAAAAGTGTTTTGGAAGCCATCAATAAAATTCCAAGACATCTTTTTTTGAATTCTAGTTTTGCTGATTTTGCTTATCAGGATAAGGCTTTTCCTATTGCCGCTGGTCAAACGATTTCGCAACCTTATACAGTCGCTTTTCAAAGTCAACTATTGGAAGTGCAAAAAGATCACAAAATCCTAGAAATAGGAACAGGTTCAGGCTATCAAACGGCTGTTTTGTGTTTGATGGGTGCAAAAGTTTACAGCGTAGAAAGACAAAATGAACTATTCAAACAAACCTCGATTTTATTGCCAAAATTAGGAATCAGACCCAAACATCTTTCTTTTGGAGATGGTTATAAAGGTTTGCCTAATCATGCTCCTTTTGATAGTATTATTGTAACAGCAGGTGCGCCAATAATTCCGCAGGCTTTGATGGCTCAATTAAAGATAGGAGGAAGGTTGGTTATTCCGCTTGGTGAAGAAAATCAGATTATGACTTTGCTAATCCGAAAGAATGAAACCCAGTTTGAGAAACACGAGTTTGGAGATTTTAAATTCGTCCCTTTATTAGAAAATAAAAATTAA
- a CDS encoding Fic family protein has protein sequence MKTLLKNAREQKGLKTREVAQLLGIDQALISKFENGSRKPTKDQIVKLASLLDIDFETLMVAWLKEKILYEIGNDEFALKAINMVSEEMNNNYVVTKKSLSKKLLTILEEIDILKAKLNQFRQFDSYRIAQALELEYTFESNRIEGNTMTLRETDLVINEGLTISGKSMREHLEVINHQEAIGYIKHLMDKNTPLNEREVLSIHNLILRGINPEDAGRYRKVQVMIKGSPFMPPQPFMVSKEMEDFFIWYETHKNSLHPIVLAGEMHERLVTIHPFIDGNGRTSRLVMNLILLQNGYVIANIKGDYENRMQYYTALETAQTKNNKEDFLLFIAQIEKESLERYLAIIGQ, from the coding sequence ATGAAAACACTACTCAAAAATGCAAGAGAGCAAAAAGGATTGAAAACAAGAGAAGTGGCACAACTTTTAGGAATTGATCAAGCGCTAATCAGCAAATTCGAAAACGGATCTAGAAAACCAACCAAAGATCAAATTGTTAAATTGGCTTCTTTATTGGATATTGATTTTGAAACCTTGATGGTTGCTTGGCTCAAAGAGAAAATCCTTTACGAAATTGGAAATGATGAATTTGCTCTAAAAGCTATCAATATGGTAAGCGAAGAAATGAATAACAATTATGTTGTTACAAAAAAATCACTTTCCAAAAAACTATTGACTATTCTAGAAGAAATTGACATTTTGAAAGCAAAATTAAATCAATTTCGTCAATTTGATAGTTATAGAATTGCACAAGCATTGGAACTTGAATATACTTTTGAAAGCAATCGCATCGAAGGAAACACTATGACACTTCGTGAAACAGATTTGGTCATCAACGAAGGCTTGACTATTTCTGGAAAAAGTATGCGAGAACATCTTGAAGTAATCAATCATCAAGAAGCTATTGGATATATCAAACATTTGATGGATAAAAATACGCCTTTAAATGAGCGAGAAGTTTTATCTATTCACAACTTGATTTTACGAGGTATCAATCCTGAAGATGCAGGTCGTTACCGCAAAGTTCAAGTGATGATAAAAGGAAGTCCGTTTATGCCTCCTCAACCTTTTATGGTTAGCAAGGAAATGGAAGATTTTTTTATTTGGTATGAAACCCATAAAAACAGCTTACATCCCATAGTTTTGGCTGGAGAAATGCACGAGCGTTTGGTTACTATTCATCCTTTTATTGATGGAAACGGAAGAACTTCTCGTTTGGTAATGAATCTTATTCTATTGCAAAATGGCTATGTAATTGCTAATATCAAAGGAGATTACGAAAACAGAATGCAGTATTATACAGCGCTAGAAACCGCTCAAACCAAAAACAATAAAGAAGATTTTCTCTTATTTATTGCTCAAATCGAGAAAGAAAGTTTAGAACGTTATCTAGCGATTATTGGTCAATAA
- the smpB gene encoding SsrA-binding protein SmpB, giving the protein MQKNVNILNKRARFDYEILEKFTAGIVLAGTEIKSIRLGKANITESFCEFSGTELFAINTYIEEYAFGNQFNHKSRSERKLLLNKRELKGLARSVQAKGLTIVPLKLFTNEKGIAKLEIGLCKGKKTYDKRESLKEQDTKRDLDRIKKSF; this is encoded by the coding sequence ATGCAAAAAAACGTCAACATACTTAATAAAAGAGCCCGATTCGATTACGAAATACTCGAAAAATTTACCGCTGGAATCGTTTTGGCTGGAACCGAAATAAAATCCATTCGTTTAGGGAAAGCCAATATCACCGAAAGTTTCTGCGAATTTAGCGGAACAGAACTTTTCGCTATCAATACTTATATCGAAGAATATGCTTTTGGCAATCAATTTAATCATAAATCCAGAAGCGAACGCAAATTATTGCTGAACAAACGTGAATTGAAAGGACTTGCTCGAAGTGTTCAAGCTAAAGGATTAACCATCGTTCCTCTAAAACTGTTTACCAACGAAAAAGGAATAGCAAAACTCGAAATTGGCCTTTGCAAAGGAAAAAAAACATACGATAAACGAGAATCCTTGAAAGAACAAGACACCAAACGCGATTTGGACAGAATAAAAAAATCTTTCTAA